A portion of the Deinococcota bacterium genome contains these proteins:
- a CDS encoding diacylglycerol kinase family lipid kinase, with amino-acid sequence MAYRRALVIMNPVSGQHDPKRTRRRLEERFREGGLDFDFRETQGDGDALCWAEAAGDEGFDVVVAVGGDGTIMEAMSGLIKSKGSVPLAQVPTGTANLLARALLIPINVEKSLELVFSGKEERLDVGYLPDHDRYFALVAGMGYDANMIAEAPRNLKRVMGFAAYVVSGIKSLFRLKRVRVHLEADGEKMDFLAHTVMVINVGQIAAAKISLGPDIHPHDGKLDLMIASSVTLWGLARTFWQILTRQYKSQENLRYIQAAKIKIEVQPPLGVQIDGEAFGTTPLCVEAVPGGANLIVPQEYVAEQEARSEGG; translated from the coding sequence CGCGCGCTCGTCATCATGAATCCGGTCTCGGGTCAGCACGACCCCAAAAGGACCCGTCGCCGTCTCGAGGAGCGCTTCCGCGAGGGCGGCCTCGACTTCGACTTTCGCGAGACGCAGGGCGACGGCGACGCCCTCTGCTGGGCTGAGGCGGCCGGGGACGAGGGCTTCGACGTGGTGGTGGCGGTCGGCGGCGACGGCACCATCATGGAGGCGATGTCGGGCCTCATCAAGAGCAAAGGCTCGGTGCCGCTCGCGCAGGTGCCGACCGGCACCGCCAACCTGCTGGCGCGGGCGCTACTCATTCCCATCAACGTCGAAAAGTCGCTCGAGCTCGTCTTCAGCGGCAAGGAGGAGCGCCTGGACGTGGGCTACCTGCCCGACCACGACCGCTACTTCGCCCTGGTGGCCGGGATGGGCTACGACGCCAACATGATCGCCGAGGCGCCGCGCAACCTCAAGCGGGTGATGGGCTTTGCCGCCTACGTGGTGTCGGGCATCAAGAGCCTGTTCAGGCTCAAGCGCGTCCGCGTCCACCTGGAGGCCGACGGCGAGAAGATGGACTTTCTCGCCCACACCGTGATGGTCATCAACGTCGGTCAGATCGCCGCCGCGAAGATCTCCCTGGGCCCCGACATCCATCCCCACGACGGCAAGCTCGACCTCATGATCGCCTCGTCGGTGACGCTCTGGGGGCTGGCGCGCACCTTCTGGCAGATCCTCACCCGCCAGTATAAAAGCCAGGAGAACCTGCGCTATATCCAGGCCGCCAAGATCAAGATCGAGGTGCAGCCGCCGCTCGGGGTCCAGATCGACGGCGAAGCCTTCGGCACCACGCCGCTCTGCGTCGAGGCGGTGCCCGGGGGCGCCAACCTGATCGTGCCCCAGGAATACGTCGCCGAACAGGAGGCGCGGAGCGAGGGTGGCTGA
- a CDS encoding C4-type zinc ribbon domain-containing protein: MLEKLSQVQTFDLDLDALEDKKKLVPPQLTETNARKRDLEADLAAVEAVHHELRRQVSNNELEIYTLSDRRKGAANAASAAMSGKEASQYQNQELQFATRLEELENDTLPLIERMETLEARILELQGELAALEPELERMTADEEKRVSALDEEHAVIAGNRDAIAREIDASLLKQYEGVRRSRRGLGLVPIVDNKRCGGCNMQLPIHVMQKAGRSKAITRCPSCGRILWPKDAA; the protein is encoded by the coding sequence ATGCTCGAGAAACTCAGTCAAGTCCAGACGTTCGACCTAGACCTAGATGCCCTCGAGGATAAAAAAAAGCTCGTTCCTCCCCAACTCACCGAGACAAACGCGCGCAAGCGGGACCTCGAAGCGGATCTGGCCGCGGTAGAGGCCGTACACCACGAGCTGCGCCGACAAGTGAGCAACAACGAACTCGAGATCTACACCCTGTCGGACCGCCGCAAAGGGGCCGCCAACGCCGCCAGCGCGGCGATGAGCGGCAAGGAGGCCTCGCAGTACCAGAACCAGGAACTCCAGTTCGCCACCCGCTTAGAAGAGTTAGAAAACGACACCTTGCCGCTCATCGAACGCATGGAGACGCTCGAAGCGCGCATCCTGGAGCTCCAGGGCGAGCTCGCGGCGCTCGAGCCCGAGCTCGAGCGGATGACCGCGGACGAAGAGAAGCGCGTCAGCGCGCTCGACGAGGAGCACGCCGTCATCGCCGGCAACCGCGACGCCATCGCCCGTGAGATCGACGCCAGCCTCCTAAAGCAGTACGAGGGGGTGCGGCGCTCGCGGCGGGGCCTCGGCCTGGTGCCCATCGTGGACAACAAGCGCTGCGGCGGCTGCAACATGCAGCTTCCCATCCACGTCATGCAAAAGGCCGGCCGCAGCAAGGCCATCACCCGCTGCCCGAGCTGCGGGCGCATCCTCTGGCCCAAGGACGCCGCCTAG
- a CDS encoding DUF512 domain-containing protein, giving the protein MTPHASDTAASDTAPLVPAPLYPAPISRVSPGSPAARAGVAAGWELLSVGGQPIPDILAYRRELEKGEVELTVRSPAGESLCFRAGWEDPGLDFDEVIFDGLKLCANKCEFCYVHQMPKGFRKSLYVMDDDFRTSFLYGSFVTLTNLTDGDIARIVGEHLSPLYVSVHTTDEDLRRDMMKWWRLKVKDEKATRIRDMLERLAPIDLYTQLVLLPGRNDGEALSESLEFLASQPNVLAVACVPVGLTEHRRNLPELRPYAPEEARGVLKRVHAFQARMLKERGTRFIFPSDEFYLLAGEPVPPAEAYEGYAMLENGVGMIRDFLSQPLPGLPARVNPRKVILATGKLFAPVLARALGPLRGVQGLDFEVRELKNRTFGEVTTVAGLLAGRDFLTQIAPGEADLLLVSPNVVKYGTETMLDERSLGDLRRELKMEVAVGGTNLAELAQAMLSSAPGGALPQFGYSTHAAKEAAG; this is encoded by the coding sequence ATGACGCCTCACGCTTCTGATACCGCCGCTTCCGATACCGCCCCGCTTGTCCCTGCCCCGCTCTACCCGGCCCCGATCAGCCGGGTGTCGCCGGGCTCGCCGGCGGCGCGGGCGGGCGTGGCGGCGGGCTGGGAGCTGCTCAGCGTGGGCGGCCAGCCCATTCCCGACATCCTCGCCTACCGCCGCGAGCTGGAAAAGGGCGAGGTGGAGCTCACCGTGCGCAGCCCGGCGGGGGAGAGCCTTTGTTTCCGGGCCGGCTGGGAGGACCCCGGCCTCGACTTCGACGAGGTCATCTTCGACGGCCTCAAGCTCTGCGCCAACAAGTGCGAGTTCTGCTATGTCCACCAGATGCCCAAGGGCTTCAGGAAGAGCCTCTACGTGATGGACGACGACTTTCGCACCTCTTTTCTGTACGGCTCCTTCGTGACCCTGACCAACCTGACCGATGGCGACATCGCGCGCATCGTCGGCGAGCACTTGAGCCCGCTCTACGTCTCGGTGCACACTACCGACGAGGACCTGCGCCGCGACATGATGAAGTGGTGGCGGCTCAAGGTAAAGGACGAAAAGGCCACCAGGATCCGCGATATGCTCGAGCGGCTCGCCCCCATCGACCTCTACACCCAGCTCGTGCTCCTGCCCGGCCGCAACGACGGCGAGGCGCTCAGCGAGTCGCTCGAGTTCCTGGCGAGTCAGCCCAACGTCTTGGCGGTCGCCTGCGTGCCGGTCGGCCTCACCGAGCACCGCCGGAACCTGCCCGAGCTGCGTCCCTATGCGCCCGAGGAGGCGCGGGGCGTCTTGAAGCGGGTTCATGCCTTCCAGGCGAGGATGCTCAAGGAGCGGGGCACGCGCTTCATCTTTCCCAGCGACGAGTTCTATCTCCTGGCGGGCGAGCCCGTCCCGCCCGCGGAGGCCTATGAGGGCTACGCGATGCTCGAGAACGGCGTGGGCATGATCCGCGATTTTCTCTCCCAGCCCCTGCCGGGGTTGCCGGCCCGCGTGAACCCGCGCAAGGTCATCCTCGCCACCGGCAAGCTCTTCGCCCCGGTCCTGGCGCGGGCGCTGGGTCCCTTGCGCGGGGTTCAGGGGCTCGACTTCGAGGTGCGCGAGCTCAAGAACCGCACCTTCGGCGAGGTCACCACCGTCGCCGGCCTGTTGGCCGGCCGCGACTTTCTGACCCAGATCGCGCCGGGCGAGGCCGACCTGCTCCTGGTGTCGCCCAACGTCGTCAAGTACGGCACCGAGACGATGCTCGACGAGCGCAGTTTGGGCGACCTGCGCCGGGAACTGAAGATGGAGGTGGCGGTCGGCGGCACCAACCTCGCCGAGCTCGCCCAGGCGATGCTCTCCAGCGCGCCCGGCGGCGCGCTGCCGCAGTTCGGCTACTCCACCCACGCTGCCAAGGAGGCGGCCGGGTAG